A portion of the Toxotes jaculatrix isolate fToxJac2 chromosome 16, fToxJac2.pri, whole genome shotgun sequence genome contains these proteins:
- the rfx3 gene encoding transcription factor RFX3 isoform X3 translates to MQTPEAGADSTSTVPLQTTVPVQPTGSTQQVPVQQQAQTVQQVQHVYPAQVQYVEENSGVYTNGNIRTYSYSEPQLYSQNSGGSYFDTQGSSTQVSTVVTSHGMTNNGGGGSGGMSMGLAGGQVISSSSGAYLMDNAGPHPATQTARASPATLQWLLDNYETAEGVSLPRSTLYNHYLRHCQEQKLDPVNAASFGKLIRSIFMGLRTRRLGTRGNSKYHYYGIRVKPDSPLNRLQEDMQYMALRQQPVQQKQRFKPVQKFDGGSGENYSGGGQHHPGAAEQTVIAQSQHHQQFLDASRALPDFVELDLGPSNTENISPDDVKALQSLYREHCEAILDVVVNLQFSLIEKLWQTFWRYSPPDSVEGATVTENSITEIEARLPRSQLLVLCRNEAVLKWMSTCDHLMYQALVEILIPDVLRPIPSALTQAIRNFAKSLEGWLNNAMNAIPQRMIQTKIAAVSAFAQTLRRYTSLNHLAQAARAVLQNTSQINQMLSDLNRVDFANVQEQASWVCQCEEGVVQHLEQDFKATLQQQSSLEQWAAWLDNVVTQVLKPYEHRPSFPRAARQFLLKWSFYSSMVIRDLTLRSAASFGSFHLIRLLYDEYMFYLVEHRVAQATGETPIGVMGEFDSLNTLSLTNIDKDETSGMDSDLEEDAEESGEPLAKREKSEHEVIQVIQVGALEDGSHPVVGVVQPGVLHSLPQPPQDHTEHILTPSAGTPTIRHCSTTGNTYASV, encoded by the exons ATGCAGACCCCTGAAGCAGGCGCTGACTCCACCTCCACTGTCCCTCTTCAGACCACCGTGCCTGTCCAGCCTACCGGCTCCACCCAGCAGGTGCCTGTCCAGCAACAG GCCCAGACTGTTCAACAGGTTCAGCATGTTTACCCAGCACAGGTGCAGTATGTGGAGGAAAACAGTGGCGTCTACACCAATGGCAACAT AAGAACCTACTCGTACTCAGAGCCTCAGCTGTATAGCCAGAACAGTGGAGGGAGCTACTTTGACACACAGGGCAGCTCAACACAAGTGTCCACTGTGGTGACATCTCATGGCATGACCAACAATGGAGGAGGGGGCAGTGGAGGAATGAGCATGGGTCTGGCGGGGGGTCAGGTAATCAGCAGCAGTTCTGGGGCTTACCTCATGGACAACGCTGGACCCCACCCTGCCACGCAGACAGCACGAGCTTCCCCAGCTACT CTTCAGTGGCTGTTGGACAATTACGAGACAGCAGAGGGCGTAAGTCTACCACGATCCACCCTCTACAATCATTATCTGCGCCACTGCCAGGAGCAGAAACTGGACCCTGTAAATGCAGCCTCTTTTGGCAAACTCATCCGCTCCATCTTCATGGGACTCCGTACAAGGCGCCTTGGGACAAG AGGGAATTCCAAATATCATTACTATGGTATACGTGTAAAACCAGATTCCCCACTCAATAGACTCCAAGAAGACATGCAGTATATGGCTCTCAGACAGCAACCTgttcagcagaaacagag GTTCAAGCCGGTGCAGAAGTTTGATGGCGGCTCTGGGGAGAATTACTCAGGTGGAGGCCAGCACCACCCTGgtgcagcagagcagacagTCATTGCGCAGAGCCAACACCACCAGCAGTTCCTGG ATGCATCGCGGGCACTCCCTGACTTTGTGGAGCTGGACCTGGGACCGAGCAATACAGAGAACATCAGTCCGGATGATGTGAAAGCTCTTCAGTCCCTTTACAGAGAGCACTGTGAG gctATCTTGGATGTAGTTGTCAACCTCCAGTTCAGTCTCATTGAGAAGCTGTGGCAGACGTTCTGGCGTTACTCTCCTCCTGACTCAGTAGAGGGTGCCACTGTAACAGAAAACAG CATTACTGAGATCGAAGCACGGCTCCCCCGATCGCAGCTACTGGTGCTGTGCAGAAACGAGGCTGTTCTCAAATGGATGAGCACCTGTGACCACCTAATGTACCAGGCCCTTGTGGAGATCCTCATTCCTGATGTCCTGAGACCCATTCCCA GTGCCTTGACTCAAGCCATTCGCAACTTTGCCAAAAGCCTGGAAGGTTGGCTCAATAATGCCATGAATGCCATTCCACAGAGAATGATCCAGACCAAG ATTGCCGCTGTTAGTGCCTTTGCGCAAACACTGCGCAGATACACATCTCTGAACCACCTGGCTCAGGCAGCGCGTGCTGTGTTGCAAAACACTTCACAGATCAACCAGATGCTGAGTGATCTCAACCGTGTTGACTTTGCCAATGTACAG GAGCAGGCATCGTGGGTATGCCAGTGTGAGGAGGGAGTGGTTCAGCACTTGGAGCAGGACTTCAAGGCCACACTACAGCAGCAAAGCTCTTTGGAGCAATGGGCAGCCTGGCTGGACAATGTGGTGACTCAGGTGCTCAAACCCTACGAGCACCGGCCCAGCTTCCCCAGGGCGGCTCGGCAGTTCCTGCTCAAATGGTCCTTCTACAG TTCGATGGTGATCAGGGACCTGACCCTGCGCAGTGCTGCCAGCTTTGGTTCCTTCCACCTGATTCGCCTCCTGTATGATGAGTACATGTTTTACCTAGTGGAGCATCGTGTAGCCCAAGCTACTGGAGAAACACCCATCGGTGTCATGGGGGAG ttcGACAGCCTCAACACACTATCCCTCACTAACATTGATAAAG ATGAGACGAGTGGGATGGACAGTGACTTAGAAGAGGACGCGGAGGAGTCCGGGGAACCTCTTGCCAAGCGGGAGAAATCGGAGCATGAGGTGATCCAGGTGATCCAGGTGGGGGCACTAGAGGACGGGTCCCACCCTGTGGTGGGTGTCGTCCAGCCAGGTGTCCTCCACTCGCTGCCCCAGCCCCCGCAGGATCACACTGAGCACATCCTCACCCCCTCAGCCGGTACTCCCACCATCCGccactgcagcaccacaggCAACACCTATGCCTCCGTTTGA
- the rfx3 gene encoding transcription factor RFX3 isoform X2: MQTPEAGADSTSTVPLQTTVPVQPTGSTQQVPVQQQAQTVQQVQHVYPAQVQYVEENSGVYTNGNIRTYSYSEPQLYSQNSGGSYFDTQGSSTQVSTVVTSHGMTNNGGGGSGGMSMGLAGGQVISSSSGAYLMDNAGPHPATQTARASPATLQWLLDNYETAEGVSLPRSTLYNHYLRHCQEQKLDPVNAASFGKLIRSIFMGLRTRRLGTRGNSKYHYYGIRVKPDSPLNRLQEDMQYMALRQQPVQQKQRFKPVQKFDGGSGENYSGGGQHHPGAAEQTVIAQSQHHQQFLDASRALPDFVELDLGPSNTENISPDDVKALQSLYREHCEAILDVVVNLQFSLIEKLWQTFWRYSPPDSVEGATVTENSSITEIEARLPRSQLLVLCRNEAVLKWMSTCDHLMYQALVEILIPDVLRPIPSALTQAIRNFAKSLEGWLNNAMNAIPQRMIQTKIAAVSAFAQTLRRYTSLNHLAQAARAVLQNTSQINQMLSDLNRVDFANVQEQASWVCQCEEGVVQHLEQDFKATLQQQSSLEQWAAWLDNVVTQVLKPYEHRPSFPRAARQFLLKWSFYSSMVIRDLTLRSAASFGSFHLIRLLYDEYMFYLVEHRVAQATGETPIGVMGEFDSLNTLSLTNIDKDETSGMDSDLEEDAEESGEPLAKREKSEHEVIQVIQVGALEDGSHPVVGVVQPGVLHSLPQPPQDHTEHILTPSAGTPTIRHCSTTGNTYASV, encoded by the exons ATGCAGACCCCTGAAGCAGGCGCTGACTCCACCTCCACTGTCCCTCTTCAGACCACCGTGCCTGTCCAGCCTACCGGCTCCACCCAGCAGGTGCCTGTCCAGCAACAG GCCCAGACTGTTCAACAGGTTCAGCATGTTTACCCAGCACAGGTGCAGTATGTGGAGGAAAACAGTGGCGTCTACACCAATGGCAACAT AAGAACCTACTCGTACTCAGAGCCTCAGCTGTATAGCCAGAACAGTGGAGGGAGCTACTTTGACACACAGGGCAGCTCAACACAAGTGTCCACTGTGGTGACATCTCATGGCATGACCAACAATGGAGGAGGGGGCAGTGGAGGAATGAGCATGGGTCTGGCGGGGGGTCAGGTAATCAGCAGCAGTTCTGGGGCTTACCTCATGGACAACGCTGGACCCCACCCTGCCACGCAGACAGCACGAGCTTCCCCAGCTACT CTTCAGTGGCTGTTGGACAATTACGAGACAGCAGAGGGCGTAAGTCTACCACGATCCACCCTCTACAATCATTATCTGCGCCACTGCCAGGAGCAGAAACTGGACCCTGTAAATGCAGCCTCTTTTGGCAAACTCATCCGCTCCATCTTCATGGGACTCCGTACAAGGCGCCTTGGGACAAG AGGGAATTCCAAATATCATTACTATGGTATACGTGTAAAACCAGATTCCCCACTCAATAGACTCCAAGAAGACATGCAGTATATGGCTCTCAGACAGCAACCTgttcagcagaaacagag GTTCAAGCCGGTGCAGAAGTTTGATGGCGGCTCTGGGGAGAATTACTCAGGTGGAGGCCAGCACCACCCTGgtgcagcagagcagacagTCATTGCGCAGAGCCAACACCACCAGCAGTTCCTGG ATGCATCGCGGGCACTCCCTGACTTTGTGGAGCTGGACCTGGGACCGAGCAATACAGAGAACATCAGTCCGGATGATGTGAAAGCTCTTCAGTCCCTTTACAGAGAGCACTGTGAG gctATCTTGGATGTAGTTGTCAACCTCCAGTTCAGTCTCATTGAGAAGCTGTGGCAGACGTTCTGGCGTTACTCTCCTCCTGACTCAGTAGAGGGTGCCACTGTAACAGAAAACAG CAGCATTACTGAGATCGAAGCACGGCTCCCCCGATCGCAGCTACTGGTGCTGTGCAGAAACGAGGCTGTTCTCAAATGGATGAGCACCTGTGACCACCTAATGTACCAGGCCCTTGTGGAGATCCTCATTCCTGATGTCCTGAGACCCATTCCCA GTGCCTTGACTCAAGCCATTCGCAACTTTGCCAAAAGCCTGGAAGGTTGGCTCAATAATGCCATGAATGCCATTCCACAGAGAATGATCCAGACCAAG ATTGCCGCTGTTAGTGCCTTTGCGCAAACACTGCGCAGATACACATCTCTGAACCACCTGGCTCAGGCAGCGCGTGCTGTGTTGCAAAACACTTCACAGATCAACCAGATGCTGAGTGATCTCAACCGTGTTGACTTTGCCAATGTACAG GAGCAGGCATCGTGGGTATGCCAGTGTGAGGAGGGAGTGGTTCAGCACTTGGAGCAGGACTTCAAGGCCACACTACAGCAGCAAAGCTCTTTGGAGCAATGGGCAGCCTGGCTGGACAATGTGGTGACTCAGGTGCTCAAACCCTACGAGCACCGGCCCAGCTTCCCCAGGGCGGCTCGGCAGTTCCTGCTCAAATGGTCCTTCTACAG TTCGATGGTGATCAGGGACCTGACCCTGCGCAGTGCTGCCAGCTTTGGTTCCTTCCACCTGATTCGCCTCCTGTATGATGAGTACATGTTTTACCTAGTGGAGCATCGTGTAGCCCAAGCTACTGGAGAAACACCCATCGGTGTCATGGGGGAG ttcGACAGCCTCAACACACTATCCCTCACTAACATTGATAAAG ATGAGACGAGTGGGATGGACAGTGACTTAGAAGAGGACGCGGAGGAGTCCGGGGAACCTCTTGCCAAGCGGGAGAAATCGGAGCATGAGGTGATCCAGGTGATCCAGGTGGGGGCACTAGAGGACGGGTCCCACCCTGTGGTGGGTGTCGTCCAGCCAGGTGTCCTCCACTCGCTGCCCCAGCCCCCGCAGGATCACACTGAGCACATCCTCACCCCCTCAGCCGGTACTCCCACCATCCGccactgcagcaccacaggCAACACCTATGCCTCCGTTTGA
- the rfx3 gene encoding transcription factor RFX3 isoform X1 — protein sequence MQTPEAGADSTSTVPLQTTVPVQPTGSTQQVPVQQQAQTVQQVQHVYPAQVQYVEENSGVYTNGNIRTYSYSEPQLYSQNSGGSYFDTQGSSTQVSTVVTSHGMTNNGGGGSGGMSMGLAGGQVISSSSGAYLMDNAGPHPATQTARASPATIEMAIETLQKSEGLSSQRSSLLNSHLQWLLDNYETAEGVSLPRSTLYNHYLRHCQEQKLDPVNAASFGKLIRSIFMGLRTRRLGTRGNSKYHYYGIRVKPDSPLNRLQEDMQYMALRQQPVQQKQRFKPVQKFDGGSGENYSGGGQHHPGAAEQTVIAQSQHHQQFLDASRALPDFVELDLGPSNTENISPDDVKALQSLYREHCEAILDVVVNLQFSLIEKLWQTFWRYSPPDSVEGATVTENSSITEIEARLPRSQLLVLCRNEAVLKWMSTCDHLMYQALVEILIPDVLRPIPSALTQAIRNFAKSLEGWLNNAMNAIPQRMIQTKIAAVSAFAQTLRRYTSLNHLAQAARAVLQNTSQINQMLSDLNRVDFANVQEQASWVCQCEEGVVQHLEQDFKATLQQQSSLEQWAAWLDNVVTQVLKPYEHRPSFPRAARQFLLKWSFYSSMVIRDLTLRSAASFGSFHLIRLLYDEYMFYLVEHRVAQATGETPIGVMGEFDSLNTLSLTNIDKDETSGMDSDLEEDAEESGEPLAKREKSEHEVIQVIQVGALEDGSHPVVGVVQPGVLHSLPQPPQDHTEHILTPSAGTPTIRHCSTTGNTYASV from the exons ATGCAGACCCCTGAAGCAGGCGCTGACTCCACCTCCACTGTCCCTCTTCAGACCACCGTGCCTGTCCAGCCTACCGGCTCCACCCAGCAGGTGCCTGTCCAGCAACAG GCCCAGACTGTTCAACAGGTTCAGCATGTTTACCCAGCACAGGTGCAGTATGTGGAGGAAAACAGTGGCGTCTACACCAATGGCAACAT AAGAACCTACTCGTACTCAGAGCCTCAGCTGTATAGCCAGAACAGTGGAGGGAGCTACTTTGACACACAGGGCAGCTCAACACAAGTGTCCACTGTGGTGACATCTCATGGCATGACCAACAATGGAGGAGGGGGCAGTGGAGGAATGAGCATGGGTCTGGCGGGGGGTCAGGTAATCAGCAGCAGTTCTGGGGCTTACCTCATGGACAACGCTGGACCCCACCCTGCCACGCAGACAGCACGAGCTTCCCCAGCTACT ATTGAAATGGCGATTGAGACGCTCCAAAAATCTGAGGGTTTATCCAGTCAGAGAAGCTCGCTGCTCAACAGCCAT CTTCAGTGGCTGTTGGACAATTACGAGACAGCAGAGGGCGTAAGTCTACCACGATCCACCCTCTACAATCATTATCTGCGCCACTGCCAGGAGCAGAAACTGGACCCTGTAAATGCAGCCTCTTTTGGCAAACTCATCCGCTCCATCTTCATGGGACTCCGTACAAGGCGCCTTGGGACAAG AGGGAATTCCAAATATCATTACTATGGTATACGTGTAAAACCAGATTCCCCACTCAATAGACTCCAAGAAGACATGCAGTATATGGCTCTCAGACAGCAACCTgttcagcagaaacagag GTTCAAGCCGGTGCAGAAGTTTGATGGCGGCTCTGGGGAGAATTACTCAGGTGGAGGCCAGCACCACCCTGgtgcagcagagcagacagTCATTGCGCAGAGCCAACACCACCAGCAGTTCCTGG ATGCATCGCGGGCACTCCCTGACTTTGTGGAGCTGGACCTGGGACCGAGCAATACAGAGAACATCAGTCCGGATGATGTGAAAGCTCTTCAGTCCCTTTACAGAGAGCACTGTGAG gctATCTTGGATGTAGTTGTCAACCTCCAGTTCAGTCTCATTGAGAAGCTGTGGCAGACGTTCTGGCGTTACTCTCCTCCTGACTCAGTAGAGGGTGCCACTGTAACAGAAAACAG CAGCATTACTGAGATCGAAGCACGGCTCCCCCGATCGCAGCTACTGGTGCTGTGCAGAAACGAGGCTGTTCTCAAATGGATGAGCACCTGTGACCACCTAATGTACCAGGCCCTTGTGGAGATCCTCATTCCTGATGTCCTGAGACCCATTCCCA GTGCCTTGACTCAAGCCATTCGCAACTTTGCCAAAAGCCTGGAAGGTTGGCTCAATAATGCCATGAATGCCATTCCACAGAGAATGATCCAGACCAAG ATTGCCGCTGTTAGTGCCTTTGCGCAAACACTGCGCAGATACACATCTCTGAACCACCTGGCTCAGGCAGCGCGTGCTGTGTTGCAAAACACTTCACAGATCAACCAGATGCTGAGTGATCTCAACCGTGTTGACTTTGCCAATGTACAG GAGCAGGCATCGTGGGTATGCCAGTGTGAGGAGGGAGTGGTTCAGCACTTGGAGCAGGACTTCAAGGCCACACTACAGCAGCAAAGCTCTTTGGAGCAATGGGCAGCCTGGCTGGACAATGTGGTGACTCAGGTGCTCAAACCCTACGAGCACCGGCCCAGCTTCCCCAGGGCGGCTCGGCAGTTCCTGCTCAAATGGTCCTTCTACAG TTCGATGGTGATCAGGGACCTGACCCTGCGCAGTGCTGCCAGCTTTGGTTCCTTCCACCTGATTCGCCTCCTGTATGATGAGTACATGTTTTACCTAGTGGAGCATCGTGTAGCCCAAGCTACTGGAGAAACACCCATCGGTGTCATGGGGGAG ttcGACAGCCTCAACACACTATCCCTCACTAACATTGATAAAG ATGAGACGAGTGGGATGGACAGTGACTTAGAAGAGGACGCGGAGGAGTCCGGGGAACCTCTTGCCAAGCGGGAGAAATCGGAGCATGAGGTGATCCAGGTGATCCAGGTGGGGGCACTAGAGGACGGGTCCCACCCTGTGGTGGGTGTCGTCCAGCCAGGTGTCCTCCACTCGCTGCCCCAGCCCCCGCAGGATCACACTGAGCACATCCTCACCCCCTCAGCCGGTACTCCCACCATCCGccactgcagcaccacaggCAACACCTATGCCTCCGTTTGA